In one Culex quinquefasciatus strain JHB chromosome 2, VPISU_Cqui_1.0_pri_paternal, whole genome shotgun sequence genomic region, the following are encoded:
- the LOC6046306 gene encoding nuclear receptor coactivator 1 isoform X4, translated as MSIAAAENAGLGPCELPLSDQWLVHSQLTSSQQSQSSQSQSQYSSSSQTAATQQQQHSSSGGSSASHQHLQPKIMNAVVPAVSVPAASKKIRRKPDTKPQSQINKCNNEKRRRELENEYIEQLGEFLQINKRDMTACKPDKAAILSEVVRTFRRLLEQGNRDLTTATGNRCSKCSPDCSDSCKLHPVQQGEVSSTEPPLPEPSVNGHSPEKSAYFEAVQYYISNIGWALLEINSDGVIECATENVRDVLHYSRNELHGQSIYSYLHTGDHSKLSPILNKNSFELNWDQDEMFCQSPKRTIRTKIRWLLRAPDSANDTIEQKQQRQEKYKDLLIISAQVKDDTDAESSSVLCLITLPEDELNQQQHGQLGQLGLPGSVGVGAGAGVGVAAAIELSSLTMPQTLDEQLTLKLDMNGAIIDLDAATLRKQFAGYLTKEAFRSIHDLCHFQDRARLNEHLNNVMNANGTAQVSSYRLRLGGPDVYVHVKAQTRLFRNSKANNEPDFIMAIHTILTDSEVAMVEAAGGLNNPSSSSSSGLAIPSTSTGGGGSSSGGSGNSSSSRQLQQITQGVSNMGGPLMSSIINGGAGGNGGPAGGLPGALSSVVSPRSNPTASLIPPSDSSNFFNSDFEFEFPHSTFDMESVGVGWDSRPDSRTSVTPVSTPRPPSVTAYSPAAAPMCPSPLTPYHAGSAGGQPSPSNNNQQVNNNNNNNSMTNNNAGPFGSNFPFPFDDKEKIQEQIHQQQQQQNQQQQQQQQMASHDSERLRNLLTTKRPHSNASSSSGLDMDHDHRNPNRILKLLNEKSDDDDLEGRNRPSELLRQLQKVKDEPKEHPAPLNNEELIQMLRFQGNDRKRPSNEPDEGGAAKRPSDKPSKLCEKNKMLASLLANPAKAPTPLLPGHLPLNRIIPDIPISNVARQMASVTSSTPPNQQQQTINNNNLTTSNNNLKQVQQMNHQLRLQQQQQQQHQQQLRKAQAMPSQSQQPPTSSDIYLSQHQQQQAQQAQVQAQQQALLQAHLVAAAQQRQQNFSPAIQDSGIGSVGSGTFATPSSATSTTSTPMPEWDSELNEILNHVIDIAPEGNFVDSELNSLLGISSIESSTSATPSQSSQQDIQEKLAINAIQKSLMQIENVTSPMQYSGSPPAYPMHGGGMSAPGGSPAGGSQQAPTTPNPNFTPPPVYTPRVRMSSTGSSGGGGGGSGGGPSGGQMGNGAPGGGPNALTIQKLQNHQQQRERIHQEQQRQRLLQQQKQQQMVVPVNATANADMNLGLTPGMQNIESLLNNTVAPNVSLTRANSVVPDSQLSPGFSPSQLMQQQLSPNQRTQLSPQQTGFQGSPFNNNPVHRMSPQQVGGFPQQQQQQPGTPGSQQLSPRQPPFASNPQVSQPNALQQQQQQWQNANARLSIQQQNPMLNAQLSTIPGYNPAAAAAGRQQFVAPQRQRSLNSPGTPRQGSFGGTVDGGGFPGPPSPSQPGQNFNNPAVFAAAQQMRLQRQGSVPPQATQHLPGSPRPSYGGHGPGPDASGYGMMFSQAAMQQHTAGSPGDYFNRVQTGGANGGGGGGGGGGGSNGGPNAGGLNSSELVRQELRAVVSGRAQNAAAAGGVCGTGGLRTPQSPIGMSPGMVATAPGGPGGGGNVQGPGSASSGGGGGSGIGGNGDSMQTSQLPGTSSSSSLLHPAGDMDPSMLFNFHLTPKEFFGGNTSR; from the exons CCCCAATCGCAGATCAACAAGTGCAACAACGAGAAACGGCGCCGCGAGCTGGAGAATGAGTACATCGAGCAGCTCGGTGAGTTCCTCCAGATCAACAAGCGGGATATGACCGCTTGCAAGCCGGACAAAGCAGCGATCCTTAGTGAAGTGGTGCGAACG TTTCGTCGCCTGCTGGAGCAGGGCAACCGTGACCTGACCACGGCCACCGGCAACCGGTGCTCCAAGTGTTCGCCCGACTGCAGCGACTCGTGCAAGCTGCACCCGGTTCAGCAGGGCGAAGTTTCCTCTACCGAACCACCCCTGCCGGAACCGTCCGTCAACGGGCACTCGCCGGAAAAGTCCGCCTACTTCGAGGCGGTCCAGTACTACATCTCCAACATTGGCTGGGCCCTGCTCGAGATCAACTCGGACGGCGTGATTGAATGCGCCACCGAGAACGTTCGGGACGTGCTGCACTATTCGCGCAACGAGCTCCACGGACAGAGCATCTACTCGTACCTGCACACTGGCGACCACTCCAAGCTCAGTCCCATCCTCAACAAAAACTCGTTCGAGCTAAACTGGGATCAAGATGAG ATGTTCTGCCAGTCCCCGAAGCGGACGATCCGCACCAAGATTCGGTGGCTGCTGAGGGCGCCCGACAGTGCCAACGATACGATCGAGCAGAAGCAGCAGCGGCAGGAAAAGTACAAGGACCTGCTGATCATTTCCGCCCAAGTCAAGGATGACACCGACGCCGAGTCGTCGTCGGTGCTCTGTCTAATCACACTACCGGAGGACGAGCtgaaccagcagcagcacggGCAGCTCGGCCAGTTGGGGCTGCCAGGAAGCGTAGGAGTAGGAGCGGGAGCGGGAGTAGGTGTGGCCGCGGCCATCGAGCTGTCCAGCCTCACGATGCCACAGACGCTGGACGAACAGCTGACGCTCAAGCTGGACATGAACGGCGCCATTATAG ACTTAGACGCAGCGACGCTGAGGAAGCAGTTCGCCGGGTACCTAACCAAAGAGGCCTTCCGGTCAATCCACGATCTCTGCCACTTCCAGGATCGCGCCCGgctcaacgagcacctcaacaaTGTGATGAACGCGAACGGCACGGCCCAGGTCTCGTCGTACCGGTTGCGGCTCGGCGGCCCCGACGTGTACGTCCACGTGAAGGCCCAGACGAGATTATTCCGGAACAGCAAGGCGAACAACGAGCCGGACTTTATTATGGCGATCCACACGATCCTGACGGACAGCGAGGTGGCGATGGTGGAGGCCGCCGGAGGGTTGAACAACCCGtcctcatcgtcgtcgtcggggtTGGCCATTCCGAGCACGAGCACCGGCGGTGGTGGAAGTAGTAGTGGTGGCAGTGGCAACAGCAGTTCTTCCCGCCAGTTGCAGCAGATCACGCAAGGGGTCAGCAACATGGGAGGACCGTTGATGTCCAGTATAATAAACGGTGGCGCCGGAGGCAACGGTGGTCCAGCCGGAGGTCTCCCAGGGGCCCTCTCGTCGGTAGTGTCCCCGCGGAGCAACCCAACGGCCTCGCTAATCCCCCCCTCGGACAGTTCGAACTTCTTCAACTCGGACTTTGAGTTTGAGTTTCCACATTCCACGTTCGACATGGAGTCCGTCGGAGTTGGCTGGGACTCGCGACCTGACTCGCGGACCAGTGTCACCCCGGTGAGCACCCCGCGGCCACCCTCCGTCACGGCGTACAGTCCTGCGGCCGCGCCCATGTGCCCTTCGCCGTTGACGCCGTACCACGCGGGCAGCGCCGGAGGGCAACCGTCCCCGTCGAACAACAACCAACAggtcaacaacaacaataacaacaacagcaTGACCAACAACAATGCCGGTCCGTTCGGGAGCAACTTTCCGTTTCCGTTCGACGACAAGGAGAAAATTCAGGAACAAATTcaccaacagcagcaacagcagaaccagcaacaacagcagcagcaacagatgGCCTCACACGATTCGGAACGATTGCGAAATCTACTGACAACCAAACGACCTCACTCAAATGCCTCATCCTCGTCCGGGCTGGACATGGACCATGACCACCGGAACCCGAACCGGATCTTGAAG CTTCTCAACGAAaagagcgacgacgacgacctggAGGGCCGAAATCGACCGAGCGAACTGCTCCGGCAGCTGCAGAAAGTGAAA GACGAACCCAAAGAGCACCCCGCCCCGCTCAACAACGAGGAGCTGATCCAGATGCTGCGATTCCAGGGCAACGACCGCAAGCGACCCTCGAACGAGCCGGACGAGGGCGGGGCGGCCAAGCGGCCCTCCGACAAACCGTCCAAACTGTGCGAAAAGAACAAGATGCTGGCGTCGCTGCTGGCAAACCCGGCCAAAGCGCCGACCCCGCTCCTGCCCGGCCATCTGCCGCTGAACCGCATCATCCCGGACATCCCGATCTCGAACGTGGCCCGGCAGATGGCCAGCGTGACGAGTTCGACGCCCcccaaccagcagcagcagaccatcaacaacaacaacctgaCCACCAGCAACAATAATCTGAAGCAAGTACAACAGATGAACCATCAGCTGCGGcttcagcaacagcagcagcagcagcaccaacaGCAGTTGCGTAAAGCGCAAGCAATGCCTTCACAATCACAACAGCCACCTACTTCATCCGATATCTACCTCAGccaacaccagcagcagcaggcgcAACAGGCGCAAGTCCAAGCCCAGCAACAGGCACTGCTTCAGGCCCATCTTGTGGCGGCGGCCCAGCAGCGCCAGCAAAACTTCTCCCCTGCCATCCAAGACTCGGGCATCGGGTCGGTGGGCAGCGGGACGTTCGCCACGCCCTCGTCCGCGACCAGCACCACCAGCACGCCCATGCCCGAGTGGGACTCGGAGCTGAACGAAATACTTAACCACGTGATCGACATCGCCCCCGAGGGGAACTTTGTCGACAGCGAACTCAATAGTTTACTAG GCATAAGTTCCATCGAGTCATCCACATCCGCCACTCCCTCCCAATCGAGCCAGCAGGACATTCAGGAGAAGCTGGCGATCAACGCGATCCAAAAGTCGCTGATGCAAATCGAGAACGTCACCTCGCCAATGCAGTACAGCGGCAGCCCGCCGGCCTACCCGATGCACGGCGGTGGAATGTCGGCCCCGGGCGGATCTCCCGCCGGCGGTAGCCAACAAGCTCCGACGACCCCAAATCCCAACTTCACCCCACCACCGGTGTACACACCCCGGGTGCGAATGTCCAGCACCGGATCCAGCGGAGGTGGTGGCGGTGGTTCCGGAGGTGGACCTTCCGGCGGCCAGATGGGTAACGGAGCGCCCGGAGGAGGTCCGAACGCCCTCACCATCCAGAAGCTGCAGAACCACCAGCAACAGCGCGAACGAATCCACCAGgaacagcagcggcagcgactTCTGCAGCAACAGAAGCAACAGCAGATGGTCGTCCCCGTCAACGCCACGGCCAATGCCGACATGAACC TGGGCTTAACTCCAGGTATGCAGAACATCGAGTCGCTGCTGAACAACACGGTGGCGCCGAACGTGTCGCTGACGCGCGCCAACAGCGTCGTGCCGGACTCCCAGCTCAGTCCCGGGTTCTCGCCGAGCCAGTtgatgcagcagcagctgaGTCCGAACCAGCGGACGCAGCTCAGCCCGCAGCAGACAG GTTTCCAGGGCAGTCCGTTCAACAACAACCCCGTGCATCGGATGTCCCCGCAGCAGGTGGGTGGAttcccgcagcagcagcagcagcagccgggaACGCCCGGTAGTCAGCAGTTGAGTCCACGGCAGCCGCCGTTCGCCAGTAATCCGCAGGTGTCGCAGCCGAACGCgttacagcagcagcagcagcagtggcagAACGCCAACGCAAGGTTATCGATTCAGCAGCAGAACCCCATGCTCAATGCACAGCTATCG ACGATCCCCGGTTACAACCCAGCAGCGGCGGCCGCCGGCCGGCAGCAGTTTGTGGCGCCCCAGCGGCAGCGATCGCTCAACTCGCCAGGAACGCCCCGGCAGGGCTCGTTCGGCGGCACGGTGGACGGCGGTGGGTTCCCGGGGCCTCCGAGCCCCTCCCAGCCCGGTCAGAACTTCAACAACCCCGCCGTTTTCGCCGCCGCCCAGCAGATGAGGCTCCAGCGCCAGGGTAGCGTTCCGCCCCAGGCCACCCAGCATCTGCCAG GATCGCCACGTCCTTCGTACGGTGGACATGGACCCGGTCCGGATGCTAGTGGCTATGGGATGATGTTCAGTCAGGCCGCCATGCAGCAACACACGGCGGGCTCACCAGGCGATTACTTCAATCGCGTGCAAACTG GTGGTGCcaacggtggtggtggtggtggtggcggcggcggcggcagtaACGGTGGCCCCAACGCCGGTGGGTTAAACTCGTCGGAACTGGTCCGGCAGGAGCTGCGGGCGGTGGTCAGTGGGAGGGCCCAGAACGCGGCGGCCGCCGGCGGTGTTTGCGGAACGGGCGGCCTGCGAACACCGCAAAGTCCGATCGGGATGTCGCCCGGAATGGTGGCCACGGCGCCCGGTGGCCCCGGTGGTGGCGGTAATGTACAGGGACCTGGTAGTGCTAGTTCTGGCGGAGGAGGCGGTAGTGGAATCGGTGGCAACGGGGACAGTATGCAGACATCACAGTTACCAGGTacgtcgtcgtcctcgtcgtTGCTCCATCCAGCGGGCGACATGGATCCGTCAATGCTATTCAATTTTCACCTCACGCCGAAAG
- the LOC6046306 gene encoding nuclear receptor coactivator 1 isoform X2: MNYQQSGFKRLGPCELPLSDQWLVHSQLTSSQQSQSSQSQSQYSSSSQTAATQQQQHSSSGGSSASHQHLQPKIMNAVVPAVSVPAASKKIRRKPDTKPQSQINKCNNEKRRRELENEYIEQLGEFLQINKRDMTACKPDKAAILSEVVRTFRRLLEQGNRDLTTATGNRCSKCSPDCSDSCKLHPVQQGEVSSTEPPLPEPSVNGHSPEKSAYFEAVQYYISNIGWALLEINSDGVIECATENVRDVLHYSRNELHGQSIYSYLHTGDHSKLSPILNKNSFELNWDQDEMFCQSPKRTIRTKIRWLLRAPDSANDTIEQKQQRQEKYKDLLIISAQVKDDTDAESSSVLCLITLPEDELNQQQHGQLGQLGLPGSVGVGAGAGVGVAAAIELSSLTMPQTLDEQLTLKLDMNGAIIDLDAATLRKQFAGYLTKEAFRSIHDLCHFQDRARLNEHLNNVMNANGTAQVSSYRLRLGGPDVYVHVKAQTRLFRNSKANNEPDFIMAIHTILTDSEVAMVEAAGGLNNPSSSSSSGLAIPSTSTGGGGSSSGGSGNSSSSRQLQQITQGVSNMGGPLMSSIINGGAGGNGGPAGGLPGALSSVVSPRSNPTASLIPPSDSSNFFNSDFEFEFPHSTFDMESVGVGWDSRPDSRTSVTPVSTPRPPSVTAYSPAAAPMCPSPLTPYHAGSAGGQPSPSNNNQQVNNNNNNNSMTNNNAGPFGSNFPFPFDDKEKIQEQIHQQQQQQNQQQQQQQQMASHDSERLRNLLTTKRPHSNASSSSGLDMDHDHRNPNRILKLLNEKSDDDDLEGRNRPSELLRQLQKVKDEPKEHPAPLNNEELIQMLRFQGNDRKRPSNEPDEGGAAKRPSDKPSKLCEKNKMLASLLANPAKAPTPLLPGHLPLNRIIPDIPISNVARQMASVTSSTPPNQQQQTINNNNLTTSNNNLKQVQQMNHQLRLQQQQQQQHQQQLRKAQAMPSQSQQPPTSSDIYLSQHQQQQAQQAQVQAQQQALLQAHLVAAAQQRQQNFSPAIQDSGIGSVGSGTFATPSSATSTTSTPMPEWDSELNEILNHVIDIAPEGNFVDSELNSLLGISSIESSTSATPSQSSQQDIQEKLAINAIQKSLMQIENVTSPMQYSGSPPAYPMHGGGMSAPGGSPAGGSQQAPTTPNPNFTPPPVYTPRVRMSSTGSSGGGGGGSGGGPSGGQMGNGAPGGGPNALTIQKLQNHQQQRERIHQEQQRQRLLQQQKQQQMVVPVNATANADMNLGLTPGMQNIESLLNNTVAPNVSLTRANSVVPDSQLSPGFSPSQLMQQQLSPNQRTQLSPQQTGFQGSPFNNNPVHRMSPQQVGGFPQQQQQQPGTPGSQQLSPRQPPFASNPQVSQPNALQQQQQQWQNANARLSIQQQNPMLNAQLSTIPGYNPAAAAAGRQQFVAPQRQRSLNSPGTPRQGSFGGTVDGGGFPGPPSPSQPGQNFNNPAVFAAAQQMRLQRQGSVPPQATQHLPGSPRPSYGGHGPGPDASGYGMMFSQAAMQQHTAGSPGDYFNRVQTGGANGGGGGGGGGGGSNGGPNAGGLNSSELVRQELRAVVSGRAQNAAAAGGVCGTGGLRTPQSPIGMSPGMVATAPGGPGGGGNVQGPGSASSGGGGGSGIGGNGDSMQTSQLPGTSSSSSLLHPAGDMDPSMLFNFHLTPKELMAGGTLLDSSKLLAASDDSWPADENVNPVVVKRSSSEAIRVGDPKNSSLLLQKLLSD, encoded by the exons CCCCAATCGCAGATCAACAAGTGCAACAACGAGAAACGGCGCCGCGAGCTGGAGAATGAGTACATCGAGCAGCTCGGTGAGTTCCTCCAGATCAACAAGCGGGATATGACCGCTTGCAAGCCGGACAAAGCAGCGATCCTTAGTGAAGTGGTGCGAACG TTTCGTCGCCTGCTGGAGCAGGGCAACCGTGACCTGACCACGGCCACCGGCAACCGGTGCTCCAAGTGTTCGCCCGACTGCAGCGACTCGTGCAAGCTGCACCCGGTTCAGCAGGGCGAAGTTTCCTCTACCGAACCACCCCTGCCGGAACCGTCCGTCAACGGGCACTCGCCGGAAAAGTCCGCCTACTTCGAGGCGGTCCAGTACTACATCTCCAACATTGGCTGGGCCCTGCTCGAGATCAACTCGGACGGCGTGATTGAATGCGCCACCGAGAACGTTCGGGACGTGCTGCACTATTCGCGCAACGAGCTCCACGGACAGAGCATCTACTCGTACCTGCACACTGGCGACCACTCCAAGCTCAGTCCCATCCTCAACAAAAACTCGTTCGAGCTAAACTGGGATCAAGATGAG ATGTTCTGCCAGTCCCCGAAGCGGACGATCCGCACCAAGATTCGGTGGCTGCTGAGGGCGCCCGACAGTGCCAACGATACGATCGAGCAGAAGCAGCAGCGGCAGGAAAAGTACAAGGACCTGCTGATCATTTCCGCCCAAGTCAAGGATGACACCGACGCCGAGTCGTCGTCGGTGCTCTGTCTAATCACACTACCGGAGGACGAGCtgaaccagcagcagcacggGCAGCTCGGCCAGTTGGGGCTGCCAGGAAGCGTAGGAGTAGGAGCGGGAGCGGGAGTAGGTGTGGCCGCGGCCATCGAGCTGTCCAGCCTCACGATGCCACAGACGCTGGACGAACAGCTGACGCTCAAGCTGGACATGAACGGCGCCATTATAG ACTTAGACGCAGCGACGCTGAGGAAGCAGTTCGCCGGGTACCTAACCAAAGAGGCCTTCCGGTCAATCCACGATCTCTGCCACTTCCAGGATCGCGCCCGgctcaacgagcacctcaacaaTGTGATGAACGCGAACGGCACGGCCCAGGTCTCGTCGTACCGGTTGCGGCTCGGCGGCCCCGACGTGTACGTCCACGTGAAGGCCCAGACGAGATTATTCCGGAACAGCAAGGCGAACAACGAGCCGGACTTTATTATGGCGATCCACACGATCCTGACGGACAGCGAGGTGGCGATGGTGGAGGCCGCCGGAGGGTTGAACAACCCGtcctcatcgtcgtcgtcggggtTGGCCATTCCGAGCACGAGCACCGGCGGTGGTGGAAGTAGTAGTGGTGGCAGTGGCAACAGCAGTTCTTCCCGCCAGTTGCAGCAGATCACGCAAGGGGTCAGCAACATGGGAGGACCGTTGATGTCCAGTATAATAAACGGTGGCGCCGGAGGCAACGGTGGTCCAGCCGGAGGTCTCCCAGGGGCCCTCTCGTCGGTAGTGTCCCCGCGGAGCAACCCAACGGCCTCGCTAATCCCCCCCTCGGACAGTTCGAACTTCTTCAACTCGGACTTTGAGTTTGAGTTTCCACATTCCACGTTCGACATGGAGTCCGTCGGAGTTGGCTGGGACTCGCGACCTGACTCGCGGACCAGTGTCACCCCGGTGAGCACCCCGCGGCCACCCTCCGTCACGGCGTACAGTCCTGCGGCCGCGCCCATGTGCCCTTCGCCGTTGACGCCGTACCACGCGGGCAGCGCCGGAGGGCAACCGTCCCCGTCGAACAACAACCAACAggtcaacaacaacaataacaacaacagcaTGACCAACAACAATGCCGGTCCGTTCGGGAGCAACTTTCCGTTTCCGTTCGACGACAAGGAGAAAATTCAGGAACAAATTcaccaacagcagcaacagcagaaccagcaacaacagcagcagcaacagatgGCCTCACACGATTCGGAACGATTGCGAAATCTACTGACAACCAAACGACCTCACTCAAATGCCTCATCCTCGTCCGGGCTGGACATGGACCATGACCACCGGAACCCGAACCGGATCTTGAAG CTTCTCAACGAAaagagcgacgacgacgacctggAGGGCCGAAATCGACCGAGCGAACTGCTCCGGCAGCTGCAGAAAGTGAAA GACGAACCCAAAGAGCACCCCGCCCCGCTCAACAACGAGGAGCTGATCCAGATGCTGCGATTCCAGGGCAACGACCGCAAGCGACCCTCGAACGAGCCGGACGAGGGCGGGGCGGCCAAGCGGCCCTCCGACAAACCGTCCAAACTGTGCGAAAAGAACAAGATGCTGGCGTCGCTGCTGGCAAACCCGGCCAAAGCGCCGACCCCGCTCCTGCCCGGCCATCTGCCGCTGAACCGCATCATCCCGGACATCCCGATCTCGAACGTGGCCCGGCAGATGGCCAGCGTGACGAGTTCGACGCCCcccaaccagcagcagcagaccatcaacaacaacaacctgaCCACCAGCAACAATAATCTGAAGCAAGTACAACAGATGAACCATCAGCTGCGGcttcagcaacagcagcagcagcagcaccaacaGCAGTTGCGTAAAGCGCAAGCAATGCCTTCACAATCACAACAGCCACCTACTTCATCCGATATCTACCTCAGccaacaccagcagcagcaggcgcAACAGGCGCAAGTCCAAGCCCAGCAACAGGCACTGCTTCAGGCCCATCTTGTGGCGGCGGCCCAGCAGCGCCAGCAAAACTTCTCCCCTGCCATCCAAGACTCGGGCATCGGGTCGGTGGGCAGCGGGACGTTCGCCACGCCCTCGTCCGCGACCAGCACCACCAGCACGCCCATGCCCGAGTGGGACTCGGAGCTGAACGAAATACTTAACCACGTGATCGACATCGCCCCCGAGGGGAACTTTGTCGACAGCGAACTCAATAGTTTACTAG GCATAAGTTCCATCGAGTCATCCACATCCGCCACTCCCTCCCAATCGAGCCAGCAGGACATTCAGGAGAAGCTGGCGATCAACGCGATCCAAAAGTCGCTGATGCAAATCGAGAACGTCACCTCGCCAATGCAGTACAGCGGCAGCCCGCCGGCCTACCCGATGCACGGCGGTGGAATGTCGGCCCCGGGCGGATCTCCCGCCGGCGGTAGCCAACAAGCTCCGACGACCCCAAATCCCAACTTCACCCCACCACCGGTGTACACACCCCGGGTGCGAATGTCCAGCACCGGATCCAGCGGAGGTGGTGGCGGTGGTTCCGGAGGTGGACCTTCCGGCGGCCAGATGGGTAACGGAGCGCCCGGAGGAGGTCCGAACGCCCTCACCATCCAGAAGCTGCAGAACCACCAGCAACAGCGCGAACGAATCCACCAGgaacagcagcggcagcgactTCTGCAGCAACAGAAGCAACAGCAGATGGTCGTCCCCGTCAACGCCACGGCCAATGCCGACATGAACC TGGGCTTAACTCCAGGTATGCAGAACATCGAGTCGCTGCTGAACAACACGGTGGCGCCGAACGTGTCGCTGACGCGCGCCAACAGCGTCGTGCCGGACTCCCAGCTCAGTCCCGGGTTCTCGCCGAGCCAGTtgatgcagcagcagctgaGTCCGAACCAGCGGACGCAGCTCAGCCCGCAGCAGACAG GTTTCCAGGGCAGTCCGTTCAACAACAACCCCGTGCATCGGATGTCCCCGCAGCAGGTGGGTGGAttcccgcagcagcagcagcagcagccgggaACGCCCGGTAGTCAGCAGTTGAGTCCACGGCAGCCGCCGTTCGCCAGTAATCCGCAGGTGTCGCAGCCGAACGCgttacagcagcagcagcagcagtggcagAACGCCAACGCAAGGTTATCGATTCAGCAGCAGAACCCCATGCTCAATGCACAGCTATCG ACGATCCCCGGTTACAACCCAGCAGCGGCGGCCGCCGGCCGGCAGCAGTTTGTGGCGCCCCAGCGGCAGCGATCGCTCAACTCGCCAGGAACGCCCCGGCAGGGCTCGTTCGGCGGCACGGTGGACGGCGGTGGGTTCCCGGGGCCTCCGAGCCCCTCCCAGCCCGGTCAGAACTTCAACAACCCCGCCGTTTTCGCCGCCGCCCAGCAGATGAGGCTCCAGCGCCAGGGTAGCGTTCCGCCCCAGGCCACCCAGCATCTGCCAG GATCGCCACGTCCTTCGTACGGTGGACATGGACCCGGTCCGGATGCTAGTGGCTATGGGATGATGTTCAGTCAGGCCGCCATGCAGCAACACACGGCGGGCTCACCAGGCGATTACTTCAATCGCGTGCAAACTG GTGGTGCcaacggtggtggtggtggtggtggcggcggcggcggcagtaACGGTGGCCCCAACGCCGGTGGGTTAAACTCGTCGGAACTGGTCCGGCAGGAGCTGCGGGCGGTGGTCAGTGGGAGGGCCCAGAACGCGGCGGCCGCCGGCGGTGTTTGCGGAACGGGCGGCCTGCGAACACCGCAAAGTCCGATCGGGATGTCGCCCGGAATGGTGGCCACGGCGCCCGGTGGCCCCGGTGGTGGCGGTAATGTACAGGGACCTGGTAGTGCTAGTTCTGGCGGAGGAGGCGGTAGTGGAATCGGTGGCAACGGGGACAGTATGCAGACATCACAGTTACCAGGTacgtcgtcgtcctcgtcgtTGCTCCATCCAGCGGGCGACATGGATCCGTCAATGCTATTCAATTTTCACCTCACGCCGAAAG AACTGATGGCCGGAGGAACGTTACTAGATAGTAGTAAATTGCTGGCGGCTAGCGACGACTCGTGGCCGGCCGATGAAAACGTGAACCCGGTGGTCGTGAAGCGA